The following proteins come from a genomic window of Anabas testudineus chromosome 3, fAnaTes1.2, whole genome shotgun sequence:
- the LOC113174636 gene encoding adhesion G-protein coupled receptor G5 yields MVPLLLLLLLPKSLAEQSQVCFNISESEIKMTTADAIVLDERTMNMKCSKHESACLFQCTFSERPWFNGSFQCLEADLQTSTHNDKTLYILQHYANCTMVFCNETSIILPMIASLHSDSSNQSAMVQLFQIRISCFELFNSNHEAKAAFINAERLMIHSIMETSQLYPESSKNYNLMFLSLNVFNISEAELRYSENQPRIQKQVPQLLPENASFIPETWLPVHALSSIPSKERIVGLVSYLQHSHFQFDQEKISSMVLRIELLGGRHLVDLNTSVKMIFRVDTHRDMANDTRLQCHYFDEQDWLWRTDGCETDSRTQDIHNSIVCNCNHTTPFAVLLIREPIAEVHWTILSYISYIGCSLSAFFTACSLVMYFFSRHHNKDCSISIHVSLSGALFLLNSTFLLTEWGATVEPDWVCVFVAALMHYSLLSCFTWMAIEALHLYLLLIKVFNTYYKRYLVKLSLVGWGVPGVIVAVSLGVKDFKQFYGLTTMTMSDTNQTNAICWITDDSFFYSLNLVYFTLTFIFNSGILMAVASSICKMKQMYRSHLKHGADTEGKTWRYPERFSASCRSGLTVLGLTCLIGTTWGLAFLGSGYVNYPVLYLFCILNSTQGFFIFLWICLSVQKQRKRDMESRMTSFPVNTSEIKTD; encoded by the exons ATGGTTCCCTTACTGTTGTTACTGTTGCTGCCTAAATCGCTGGCTGAACAAAGCCAAG TTTGTTTCAACATTTCAGAAAGCGAAATTAAAATGACCACAGCAGATGCTATCGTCCTCGATGAACGGACTATGAACATGAAGTGCAGCAAGCATGAATCTGCATGCTTATTTCAGTGCACGTTCAGCGAAAGGCCGTGGTTCAATGGATCGTTTCAATGCTTAGAGGCTGACCTTCAAACGTCAACACATAATGACAAGACCCTGTACATCTTACAACACT ATGCCAACTGCaccatggttttctgcaatgaGACCTCCATCATCTTGCCAATGATTGCTTCTCTTCATAGTGACAGTTCCAACCAGAGTGCAATGGTTCAACTCTTCCAAATAAGGATTTCATGTTTTGAGCTTTTTAATAGCAACCATGAGGCCAAGGCAGCCTTTATAAA TGCGGAAAGACTGATGATCCACAGCATCATGGAAACATCCCAGCTTTACCCTGAGAGTTCCAAAAACTACAACctgatgtttctgtctctaAATGTGTTCAACATCAGTGAGGCTGAGCTCAGATACTCAGAAAACCAACCCCGGATTCAGAAACAAGTACCACAG CTGCTGCCTGAGAATGCTTCATTTATCCCTGAGACTTGGCTTCCTGTACATGCGCTAAGCTCCATCCCAAGTAAGGAGAGGATTGTAGGTCTGGTCAGCTATCTGCAGCACAGCCACTTCCAA TTTGATCAGGAAAAGATCTCATCAATGGTCCTGAGGATAGAACTACTGGGGGGACGACACCTTGTTGATCTCAACACGTCAGTAAAGATGATTTTCAGAGTtgatacacacagagacatggct AATGATACACGGCTGCAGTGTCACTATTTTGATGAACAAG ACTGGCTCTGGAGAACAGATGGCTGTGAGACCGACAGCAGAACCCAAGATATCCACAACAGCATTGTTTGCAATTGCAACCATACAACACCCTTTGCTGTCTTATTG ATAAGAGAGCCAATTGCAGAAGTCCACTGGACAATATTGTCATACATCAGTTACATAGGTTGTAGTCTATCTGCTTTCTTCACTGCATGTTCCCTCGTGATGTATTTCTTCAGCAG acACCACAACAAGGATTGCTCCATTTCCATTCACGTGTCTCTGAGTGGGGCCTTGTTTCTGCTCAATTCCACCTTCCTGCTGACGGAGTGGGGGGCCACAGTCGAGCCagactgggtgtgtgtgtttgtcgcAGCTCTCATGCATTACTCCTTGCTCTCCTGTTTCACCTGGATGGCTATTGAGGCGCTCCACCTGTACCTACTGCTGATAAAGGTGTTTAACACCTACTACAAACGCTACCTGGTTAAACTGTCTCTTGTTGGATGGG GGGTCCCTGGTGTTATTGTGGCAGTGTCTTTAGGAGTGAAGGACTTCAAACAGTTTTACGGACTTACGACAATGACCATGTCTGATACTAACCAAACTAATGCCAT CTGCTGGATCACAGATGACTCCTTCTTCTACTCTCTGAATCTGGTGTATTTTACCCTTACATTCATATTCAACTCTGGCATATTGATGGCTGTGGCCTCTAGCAtatgtaaaatgaaacaaatgtacAGGAGCCATTTGAAGCATGGAGCAGATACTGAGGGGAAGACTTGGAGATACCCAGAGAGGTTCAGTGCGTCCTGCAGGAGCGGCCTCACTGTGCTGGGTCTTACCTGCCTAATAGGCACCACCTGGGGCCTGGCCTTCCTGGGCTCGGGTTATGTCAACTACCCCGTCCTCTACCTGTTCTGCATCCTTAACTCCACACAAG GTTTCTTTATCTTCCTGTGGATCTGTCTGTCGGtgcagaagcagaggaagagagatatGGAGAGCAGGATGACTTCATTTCCTGTGAATACTTCAGAAATCAAAACTGATTAG
- the LOC113174448 gene encoding adhesion G-protein coupled receptor G1-like isoform X2, with the protein MKWRFLLWLVLFLMFHTITRQGSQCERENHSASSTKNNSKCSHSPQCKNDSKDKSNYKHNSNAMSCMEEADRILNTGHYTDAIKAIESLEDFLDEIEVTDATSMSFGNLVASLYKPIHPFKGLKIHASDSEAMTDKSVTNSKVNVQLPEELDAGPNNTIVFCMITWPHIDEGAPGVIYENRLVGLSVSGKNISGLHERVNITMNVATAINETQEPRCVFLNFSTLEYSSDGCITQWEHGQTNIICSCTHLTYFGVLMVTPSLSSKDQEILSYITLIGCSLSLIGLIITVLLFITNRHMRADVSMKVHINLAVALILLNVHFLPSQQVAALPSTGLCLYMALALHYSLLATFSWMALEGVHLYILLVRVFNIYIRRYLLKLSVVGWGIPAVIVSLVVIIDRSTYGHVPLDLSKPNDTAICYITNNTVKIVTTEAVFGLVFVFNLIMLGVMVRRVVSLRQNTEFGQNNRDRAKRDIFTLLGVTTLLGITWGLVFVSITTPGLYLFCILNSLQGFFIFLWFVMSLRKAGKSASQTSSETRTTS; encoded by the exons ATGAAGTGGCGGTTCCTCTTGTGGCTGGTCCTGTTTTTGATGTTTCATACCATCACACGTCAGGGAAGTCAatgtgagagagaaaatcaCAGTGCAAGTTCAACAAAAAATAACTCAAAATGTTCCCATTCACCTCAATGTAAAAATGACTCTAAAGACAAGTCAAACTATAAACACAACTCAA ATGCTATGAGTTGTATGGAAGAAGCAGACAGAATTTTAAATACTGGACACTACACGGATGCTATcaa AGCCATCGAGAGCCTGGAAGATTTTCTAGACGAAATAGAGGTGACTGATGCTACTTCAATGTCTTTCGGCAATTTGGTAGCTTCTCTTTACAAGCCCATCCACCCCTTCAAAGGTCTTAAAATTCATGCCAGTGACAGTGAG GCAATGACAGATAAGTCTGTCACTAACAGCAAAGTGAATGTTCAGCTGCCAGAAGAGTTGGATGCCGGACCAAACAACACGATTGTGTTCTGTATGATTACCTGGCCTCACATAGATGAG GGAGCCCCGGGTGTAATATATGAGAACAGACTGGTCGGCCTGAGCGTGAGTGGCAAGAATATTTCAGGACTACATGAGCGGGTCAACATCACCATGAATGTGGCTACAGCCATCAAC GAAACCCAAGAACCCAGATGCGTGTTCTTAAATTTTTCCACATTAG AGTACAGTAGTGATGGCTGCATAACCCAGTGGGAGCATGGTCAAACAAACATCATCTGTTCCTGTACCCACTTAACATACTTTGGTGTACTCATg GTGACGCCTTCCCTTTCATCTAAAGACCAAGAGATTCTGTCGTACatcactctgattggctgtagTCTTTCCCTCATTGGCTTGATCATCACTGTTCTGCTTTTCATCACAAACAG ACACATGAGAGCAGATGTCTCTATGAAGGTTCACATCAACCTTGCCGTTGCCCTGATTCTCCTCAACGTCCACTTCCTCCCCAgtcagcaggtggcagcactgcCCTCCACTGGTCTCTGCCTCTACATGGCTCTTGCTCTTCACTACTCCCTTCTGGCCACCTTTAGCTGGATGGCCTTGGAGGGTGTTCACCTTTACATTCTCTTAGTCAGAGTATTTAATATATACATCAGGAGATACCTGCTCAAACTCAGTGTGGTAGGTTGGG GTATTCCTGCAGTCATTGTGTCCCTGGTGGTCATCATAGACAGATCCACATATGGTCATGTCCCTTTGGACTTATCTAAACCCAACGACACTGCAAT atgcTACATtacaaacaacacagtgaagatAGTGACTACAGAGGCAGTATTTGGCTTGGTGTTCGTCTTTAACCTGATCATGTTAGGGGTCATGGTCAGACGTGTTGTTAGTCTGCGTCAAAATACAGAG TTTGGGCAGAACAACCGTGACAGAGCCAAACGAGACATCTTTACCCTGCTGGGAGTCACCACTCTGCTTGGCATCACATGGGGCCTGGTCTTCGTGTCAATCACCACTCCTGGTCTGTACCTCTTCTGCATCCTGAACTCACTGCAAG GTTTCTTCATCTTCCTGTGGTTTGTGATGTCATTGAGAAAGGCAGGAAAGTCAGCTTCTCAGACAAGCAGTGAAACACGTACTACCAGCTGA
- the LOC113174448 gene encoding adhesion G-protein coupled receptor G1-like isoform X3 → MKWRFLLWLVLFLMFHTITRQGSQCERENHSASSTKNNSKCSHSPQCKNDSKDKSNYKHNSTDAMSCMEEADRILNTGHYTDAIKAIESLEDFLDEIEVTDATSMSFGNLVASLYKPIHPFKGLKIHASDSEGAPGVIYENRLVGLSVSGKNISGLHERVNITMNVATAINETQEPRCVFLNFSTLEYSSDGCITQWEHGQTNIICSCTHLTYFGVLMVTPSLSSKDQEILSYITLIGCSLSLIGLIITVLLFITNRHMRADVSMKVHINLAVALILLNVHFLPSQQVAALPSTGLCLYMALALHYSLLATFSWMALEGVHLYILLVRVFNIYIRRYLLKLSVVGWGIPAVIVSLVVIIDRSTYGHVPLDLSKPNDTAICYITNNTVKIVTTEAVFGLVFVFNLIMLGVMVRRVVSLRQNTEFGQNNRDRAKRDIFTLLGVTTLLGITWGLVFVSITTPGLYLFCILNSLQGFFIFLWFVMSLRKAGKSASQTSSETRTTS, encoded by the exons ATGAAGTGGCGGTTCCTCTTGTGGCTGGTCCTGTTTTTGATGTTTCATACCATCACACGTCAGGGAAGTCAatgtgagagagaaaatcaCAGTGCAAGTTCAACAAAAAATAACTCAAAATGTTCCCATTCACCTCAATGTAAAAATGACTCTAAAGACAAGTCAAACTATAAACACAACTCAA CAGATGCTATGAGTTGTATGGAAGAAGCAGACAGAATTTTAAATACTGGACACTACACGGATGCTATcaa AGCCATCGAGAGCCTGGAAGATTTTCTAGACGAAATAGAGGTGACTGATGCTACTTCAATGTCTTTCGGCAATTTGGTAGCTTCTCTTTACAAGCCCATCCACCCCTTCAAAGGTCTTAAAATTCATGCCAGTGACAGTGAG GGAGCCCCGGGTGTAATATATGAGAACAGACTGGTCGGCCTGAGCGTGAGTGGCAAGAATATTTCAGGACTACATGAGCGGGTCAACATCACCATGAATGTGGCTACAGCCATCAAC GAAACCCAAGAACCCAGATGCGTGTTCTTAAATTTTTCCACATTAG AGTACAGTAGTGATGGCTGCATAACCCAGTGGGAGCATGGTCAAACAAACATCATCTGTTCCTGTACCCACTTAACATACTTTGGTGTACTCATg GTGACGCCTTCCCTTTCATCTAAAGACCAAGAGATTCTGTCGTACatcactctgattggctgtagTCTTTCCCTCATTGGCTTGATCATCACTGTTCTGCTTTTCATCACAAACAG ACACATGAGAGCAGATGTCTCTATGAAGGTTCACATCAACCTTGCCGTTGCCCTGATTCTCCTCAACGTCCACTTCCTCCCCAgtcagcaggtggcagcactgcCCTCCACTGGTCTCTGCCTCTACATGGCTCTTGCTCTTCACTACTCCCTTCTGGCCACCTTTAGCTGGATGGCCTTGGAGGGTGTTCACCTTTACATTCTCTTAGTCAGAGTATTTAATATATACATCAGGAGATACCTGCTCAAACTCAGTGTGGTAGGTTGGG GTATTCCTGCAGTCATTGTGTCCCTGGTGGTCATCATAGACAGATCCACATATGGTCATGTCCCTTTGGACTTATCTAAACCCAACGACACTGCAAT atgcTACATtacaaacaacacagtgaagatAGTGACTACAGAGGCAGTATTTGGCTTGGTGTTCGTCTTTAACCTGATCATGTTAGGGGTCATGGTCAGACGTGTTGTTAGTCTGCGTCAAAATACAGAG TTTGGGCAGAACAACCGTGACAGAGCCAAACGAGACATCTTTACCCTGCTGGGAGTCACCACTCTGCTTGGCATCACATGGGGCCTGGTCTTCGTGTCAATCACCACTCCTGGTCTGTACCTCTTCTGCATCCTGAACTCACTGCAAG GTTTCTTCATCTTCCTGTGGTTTGTGATGTCATTGAGAAAGGCAGGAAAGTCAGCTTCTCAGACAAGCAGTGAAACACGTACTACCAGCTGA
- the LOC113174448 gene encoding adhesion G-protein coupled receptor G1-like isoform X1 — protein sequence MKWRFLLWLVLFLMFHTITRQGSQCERENHSASSTKNNSKCSHSPQCKNDSKDKSNYKHNSTDAMSCMEEADRILNTGHYTDAIKAIESLEDFLDEIEVTDATSMSFGNLVASLYKPIHPFKGLKIHASDSEAMTDKSVTNSKVNVQLPEELDAGPNNTIVFCMITWPHIDEGAPGVIYENRLVGLSVSGKNISGLHERVNITMNVATAINETQEPRCVFLNFSTLEYSSDGCITQWEHGQTNIICSCTHLTYFGVLMVTPSLSSKDQEILSYITLIGCSLSLIGLIITVLLFITNRHMRADVSMKVHINLAVALILLNVHFLPSQQVAALPSTGLCLYMALALHYSLLATFSWMALEGVHLYILLVRVFNIYIRRYLLKLSVVGWGIPAVIVSLVVIIDRSTYGHVPLDLSKPNDTAICYITNNTVKIVTTEAVFGLVFVFNLIMLGVMVRRVVSLRQNTEFGQNNRDRAKRDIFTLLGVTTLLGITWGLVFVSITTPGLYLFCILNSLQGFFIFLWFVMSLRKAGKSASQTSSETRTTS from the exons ATGAAGTGGCGGTTCCTCTTGTGGCTGGTCCTGTTTTTGATGTTTCATACCATCACACGTCAGGGAAGTCAatgtgagagagaaaatcaCAGTGCAAGTTCAACAAAAAATAACTCAAAATGTTCCCATTCACCTCAATGTAAAAATGACTCTAAAGACAAGTCAAACTATAAACACAACTCAA CAGATGCTATGAGTTGTATGGAAGAAGCAGACAGAATTTTAAATACTGGACACTACACGGATGCTATcaa AGCCATCGAGAGCCTGGAAGATTTTCTAGACGAAATAGAGGTGACTGATGCTACTTCAATGTCTTTCGGCAATTTGGTAGCTTCTCTTTACAAGCCCATCCACCCCTTCAAAGGTCTTAAAATTCATGCCAGTGACAGTGAG GCAATGACAGATAAGTCTGTCACTAACAGCAAAGTGAATGTTCAGCTGCCAGAAGAGTTGGATGCCGGACCAAACAACACGATTGTGTTCTGTATGATTACCTGGCCTCACATAGATGAG GGAGCCCCGGGTGTAATATATGAGAACAGACTGGTCGGCCTGAGCGTGAGTGGCAAGAATATTTCAGGACTACATGAGCGGGTCAACATCACCATGAATGTGGCTACAGCCATCAAC GAAACCCAAGAACCCAGATGCGTGTTCTTAAATTTTTCCACATTAG AGTACAGTAGTGATGGCTGCATAACCCAGTGGGAGCATGGTCAAACAAACATCATCTGTTCCTGTACCCACTTAACATACTTTGGTGTACTCATg GTGACGCCTTCCCTTTCATCTAAAGACCAAGAGATTCTGTCGTACatcactctgattggctgtagTCTTTCCCTCATTGGCTTGATCATCACTGTTCTGCTTTTCATCACAAACAG ACACATGAGAGCAGATGTCTCTATGAAGGTTCACATCAACCTTGCCGTTGCCCTGATTCTCCTCAACGTCCACTTCCTCCCCAgtcagcaggtggcagcactgcCCTCCACTGGTCTCTGCCTCTACATGGCTCTTGCTCTTCACTACTCCCTTCTGGCCACCTTTAGCTGGATGGCCTTGGAGGGTGTTCACCTTTACATTCTCTTAGTCAGAGTATTTAATATATACATCAGGAGATACCTGCTCAAACTCAGTGTGGTAGGTTGGG GTATTCCTGCAGTCATTGTGTCCCTGGTGGTCATCATAGACAGATCCACATATGGTCATGTCCCTTTGGACTTATCTAAACCCAACGACACTGCAAT atgcTACATtacaaacaacacagtgaagatAGTGACTACAGAGGCAGTATTTGGCTTGGTGTTCGTCTTTAACCTGATCATGTTAGGGGTCATGGTCAGACGTGTTGTTAGTCTGCGTCAAAATACAGAG TTTGGGCAGAACAACCGTGACAGAGCCAAACGAGACATCTTTACCCTGCTGGGAGTCACCACTCTGCTTGGCATCACATGGGGCCTGGTCTTCGTGTCAATCACCACTCCTGGTCTGTACCTCTTCTGCATCCTGAACTCACTGCAAG GTTTCTTCATCTTCCTGTGGTTTGTGATGTCATTGAGAAAGGCAGGAAAGTCAGCTTCTCAGACAAGCAGTGAAACACGTACTACCAGCTGA